The Vibrio agarivorans genome window below encodes:
- a CDS encoding heavy metal translocating P-type ATPase, with the protein MSSPNSCSHSTCCSAKQENTQKLEAVGKRFSWQLEGMDCPSCAAKVEKAVEQVNGVIAARVAFSTERLIVSANADLNPDDIIETIESTGFTVVDGSKSDNQKVTSRNKPLYYILAVAILFAIAMLSGRFNPDLKQTLLYGVTLIALIPTGKKSVSLMRNGSPFSIETLMSVAVIGALFLGETVEAAMVLLLFMIGEQLEGFAANKARSGVQKLVELTPDQVRHVKEDGEIETVPVSAILVGDKIEVLPGERLSVDGELLSCHGHFDQSALTGEPLPVELKSNANVMAGSLVVDKTVRLKVTSEQGDSAVDRIIRLIEEAEEKKAPVERFIDKFSRWYTPLMMFIASLVAVLPPLMVGGDWQEWIYKALTLLLIACPCALVISTPAAITSALANATRRGALIKGGLALEQLGRVDKIAFDKTGTLTQGKPEVVDFQGDDALLALAASIEMKSTHPLAIAIVKEAQHRHLALPEATDTMTISGVGASGVVGHQSIQVLAPRHIQELTDEFKAQIHSFESKGQTVVVVTVDEQPKALIALQDTLRQDAIETIRSLKALGIESVMLTGDNQRAAASIASQLDMSFKAELMPGHKLSALESISGNVAMVGDGINDAPALKAASVGIAMGSGTDVALETADCALTHSRLQSITGLIKLSRKTMQIIRQNVALAIGSKVLFLVTTLLGVTGLWAAVLADTGATALVTLNALRLLKENIES; encoded by the coding sequence ATGAGTAGTCCTAACAGTTGTAGTCATTCAACTTGTTGCTCGGCAAAACAAGAAAACACACAAAAACTTGAAGCTGTAGGGAAGCGCTTCAGCTGGCAATTGGAGGGTATGGACTGCCCGAGTTGCGCAGCAAAAGTCGAAAAAGCAGTAGAGCAAGTCAATGGAGTAATTGCCGCTCGCGTTGCTTTTTCAACTGAGCGTTTAATCGTCTCGGCCAACGCCGATTTAAACCCAGATGATATTATCGAGACCATCGAATCCACAGGTTTTACTGTCGTTGATGGCTCAAAATCTGATAACCAGAAAGTCACTTCGCGTAACAAACCTCTCTATTACATTCTTGCGGTTGCAATACTTTTTGCCATTGCGATGCTGTCAGGTAGATTCAACCCCGATTTGAAGCAAACTTTGTTGTATGGCGTCACTCTTATCGCATTGATCCCTACTGGTAAAAAATCGGTCAGCTTAATGCGTAACGGCTCGCCATTTTCGATTGAAACCTTAATGTCGGTGGCCGTCATTGGTGCCCTCTTCCTTGGCGAAACTGTTGAGGCAGCCATGGTATTGCTGCTGTTTATGATCGGTGAGCAGCTCGAAGGTTTCGCAGCCAACAAAGCTCGCAGCGGTGTGCAAAAATTGGTGGAGCTAACACCAGATCAAGTTCGTCACGTTAAAGAGGACGGCGAAATTGAAACCGTACCAGTGAGCGCTATTTTAGTTGGCGACAAGATTGAAGTTCTACCGGGTGAACGCTTGTCTGTTGATGGCGAGTTGTTAAGTTGTCATGGCCACTTTGACCAAAGTGCATTGACCGGAGAGCCACTACCTGTCGAGCTTAAATCCAATGCCAATGTTATGGCTGGCAGCTTGGTAGTAGATAAAACCGTTCGCTTGAAAGTCACCTCTGAACAAGGTGACAGTGCGGTTGATCGTATCATTCGCCTAATCGAGGAAGCCGAAGAGAAGAAAGCACCAGTCGAGCGTTTTATCGACAAGTTCAGCCGCTGGTATACGCCTCTGATGATGTTTATCGCTTCTCTTGTTGCTGTTCTTCCACCACTGATGGTTGGCGGTGATTGGCAAGAATGGATCTACAAAGCACTCACTTTGCTTCTAATTGCCTGTCCTTGTGCTTTAGTTATCTCAACTCCAGCGGCAATTACTTCTGCGCTAGCGAATGCAACTCGTAGAGGTGCTTTGATCAAGGGTGGATTAGCTTTGGAACAATTGGGACGCGTTGACAAAATTGCCTTTGATAAAACCGGCACACTGACTCAAGGCAAACCTGAAGTTGTCGATTTCCAAGGTGATGATGCATTGCTTGCTCTTGCAGCATCGATTGAAATGAAATCAACGCACCCGCTTGCAATTGCGATCGTAAAAGAGGCACAACATCGTCATTTAGCGCTCCCAGAGGCAACTGACACCATGACTATTTCCGGCGTTGGTGCATCTGGTGTGGTTGGGCATCAGTCGATTCAAGTCCTTGCTCCTCGCCACATTCAAGAACTTACCGATGAGTTTAAGGCACAGATTCATAGCTTCGAGTCTAAAGGACAAACTGTCGTCGTGGTGACTGTTGACGAGCAGCCTAAAGCACTAATTGCATTACAAGATACTCTGAGACAAGACGCGATAGAAACTATTCGCTCACTAAAAGCACTTGGCATTGAGAGCGTTATGCTAACAGGCGATAACCAGCGTGCGGCAGCAAGCATAGCTAGTCAATTAGACATGAGCTTTAAGGCTGAATTGATGCCGGGTCACAAACTTAGCGCATTAGAGTCTATCTCTGGAAATGTCGCTATGGTCGGTGATGGTATTAACGATGCACCTGCGCTTAAAGCCGCTTCAGTAGGCATCGCGATGGGTAGCGGAACGGATGTAGCACTCGAAACAGCAGATTGCGCCCTAACCCACAGCCGACTTCAATCGATCACTGGCTTGATTAAACTATCACGCAAAACAATGCAGATTATTCGCCAAAATGTTGCGTTAGCGATTGGTAGTAAGGTGCTGTTCCTAGTAACGACTTTACTCGGTGTAACTGGACTTTGGGCTGCGGTTCTGGCTGATACCGGGGCAACGGCGCTTGTGACCCTCAATGCCCTTCGTTTACTGAAAGAGAACATTGAGTCTTAG